TTCTGCATGACGTCGCCGTAGCTGGCGAGCAGGCCGATGGCCATCGGGTTGACGCCGTCGGAGATGACGTCGACCGCGCGTTCGCCGTCGACGACCTGCGCCTCCGTAATCCCGGCCAACTGGTCGCTCTGCGGGCTCGCTAATCCGCCGACGTCGTTGTTGACGATACGGTTGATGCTGAACGCGACGTCCTCGGGGGTGAGCTCGTCGCCGTTGTGGAACGTCACTCCCTCGCGGAGCGTGAGGCGGACGCGGTTCGGCTCCGCCTGCTCGTAGTTCTCCGCGAGGCCCTCCGCGACCTGGCCCTCGCGGTTACGGTCGAGCGTGCCTTCGTAAATCTGCATCAGGATGATGTCAGTGTTCGTCTCACGGTGGTCGTGCGGGTCGAGACCGGCGTCCATCTGCCCTTGCGTGATGGTGACGGCGAACTCGCCGTCGCTCTGGTTGTCCCCATCGCCGTCGCTGCCCGTGTCGTTGCCCGACTGGTTTCCGCCGGAACCGCCGTCTGCCGGGGTGTCGGTGTTAAGTTCGTCCGAGTCGCCAGAACAACCGGCGAGTGCGGCCGTCGCTGCGGCGCCCCCTGCCAACTGGAGGTAACGGCGTCTGCTAACAGGTGACTGCCTATCTTCAGTCATGGAAATAGATGGGTGTTACCCTGATATATATGCTATGGTATGACCAATCGCAATACGTCGGTGAGTTACACCTGTCGTGACATTTCGGCAATACAGTTAAGTATAGGAATTACCAAGCGTGCGACATGGCCGCACACCGCCGGTCATCGCTCAGGAATCTGTTCGATCAGTCGCCCACTCCGCACATCGCGCATCCGCCGCGGACCCACCACCGCCAGTTCTACGTCGCGACCGACGGGTCGTACCGTCCCGATGGCGGCGGACTCGGGGCCGTCATCGAGACGCGCGACGGCGTCAGAGTCGCCCGCGTCTCGCTTCCGGACGCGGTCCCGAACAACAACGTCGCGGAGTATCGCGCGCTCCACCTCGGACTGGACGTGCTGGCCGCTCGCGCTCCGAAGACGGCGAGCGTCGGCGTCCTCATCGACCACGACGACCTTGCGGCGAACGTCAACGCCGCGACGCTCGCCGCGGCGGACCCGTCGTGGAACCCCGCTGGAACGCCGCCGATCCCCGCCGGCAGCGAGAACCACTGGCGCGGTATCCTCGCGCGCATCTCCGGATTCGACGACCTCCGGGCGGCGCGCATCGACAGCCGCGAGAACCCCGCGCACGTGCTGGCGAACACGCCCGCCGAGTACGCCCACGTGAACCGCGAACCCGAGCGATGCGTCCTCCCCGAACCGCTCGGAACGCCGAACGTTGGCGGCGACGGGGTGCTCCCGCCGTCGCGGGCGGAGCGCCCCGCAAGCGACTGAGTTGCCGGCGCCGGACGCGGACGAAACGCACACAGCTATCCGTCCGCAGCGACGACGCTTCGAGCGATGCCGCTACCGTGGACGCGACTCCGAGAAGACCTCCGCGCTGCGCTGGAGAACGACCCCGCCGCGCTGAGTCGCACGGAAGTACTGCTCACGTATCCTGGAGTCCACGCGCTCTGGATACACCGTCTCGCACACGCGCTCTGGACCGCGGGTCTCCACCTCCCGGCCCGCCTGCTCTCGCACCTCTCGCGGTTTCTCACCGGCGTCGAACTCCACCCGGCGGCGAGGGTGGGTCGGCGGGTGTTCGTCGACCACGGCATGGGCGTCGTCGTCGGCGAGACGGCCGAAATCGGCGACGACGTGGTTCTCTACCACGGCGTCACGCTCGGGGGCAACTCGATGCGCCGGACGAAGCGACACCCGACCATCGAGGACGACGTCGTGTTGGGCGCGAACGCGACGCTCGTCGGCCCCATCACTGTCGGCGAAGGCGCTCGCGTCGGGGCGGGAGCCGTCGTCGTCGACGACGTTCCTCCCGGAACGTCCGTCGTCGGCAACCCTGCGCGACCAGTCGACGAATCGTCCGACGACTCCGCAGACAGAACGGGAAGTGCCGCCGACACCGACGAGGTCGACGCCGACGAGGCCGGCGGAAACTGACGGCGACACCTCTATCCGAGTCGTGTTCGGACGAGCAGCTTACGAACCGGCGGACCGGCGGACCGGCGAACCGGCGAACCGGTGCGGGCGGACTGAAGGGGGTTGCGCTCTCGGGGAGCTTTCGAGACCATTTCAGCTCGCTATCGGTTCTGACGACGCGTCGCACCGATACGAGCTGTCCGAGGGAGAAGATTGATAGCGAGGTTGAGCATACCGCTCGCATGGTCCTCGAAACAGATAGCGTACGGGAGCTGGGTCCCAGAGGTAGTGGCGTACTTCTGCGGACCGCTCGTACGCGGGCACGCGAACTGGCCCTCCTGTTTTCGGCCGCCGTCACGCTGACCCTCTTCGCGTTTCGAGCGACCGGTATCGATCTCCAGCGCGCGGCGCTCAGCGCGTACGCTCCGGCGGGGACCGCGCTCCCGACCGACCCGCTAGTCTCGCTCGGCGTCGAACTGCAAGTCGCGGCGCTCGTCGGCGTCTGCGTCGCCGGTGCGGCGCTGCTCTGGGACGCCCGCTCCGAGACGAGTCCGCATGGTGCGCGGACGGGTCGGTTGTACCTACTCTCGGCGGTTCTCTGTTCGGTCGGCATCGCGCTCGGCGCAACGCTCGTCGTCCCCGCGCTGTTGGAACTGCTCAAGTTCGGCGTCCTCCGGAGCGGCTTCGTCCCGGCGTATCGGCCGTACTGGTTGGCGGAGGTGGCGCTGTTTCTCCCTGTCGCCGTCGGTATCGCCGTTTCGCTGCCGGCGCTGATGGTCGCGCTCGTGAGCGACGGCGTCGTCTCGTCGACGGTGCTACACCGCGACTGGGGCTTCGCTCTTCTCGGCGTCCTCACCTACGCCTCGCTGTACTCACCGCCGGACTCGGCGACGTTCGTCGTCTACGGCGGCGTGCTGATTGGTGGCCACGTCGCCGGGTTAGCGGTGTTGACGTTCGGGTGAGACAGTAGAAAAAAGTGAAACCGAAGACGCTTCTTCCACACCTGCAAGCGGTTGGAGATGCAGAGCGATACGTGAGTGTTCGTCGCCATTTCGTTCGCCGCCGCGAAAGCGCTTATGTCGCGGCTTAAAGAGTATGATACGATGCCCTCCCTCGCTCGGCGTCACCTGTTATCCGTGTGTGCAAGTGCCATCGCCGCGTTCGCAGGTTGTTCTACGGATCGAAGCGAAGAACGTACTACTTCTGTCGAAAGTGAAGAACGCACTCGGCGAGACCAGTACTGTCAACTACGAACTGATGAATCCGGAGGTGGAGCGCCACCACCGTGGTTTCACCCAGGCAGTTCGGCGGACGTCGTAATCTCTAATGCAACCCATTCGGAGGTAGTGGTCACTCTCACTGTGGACGAAGAGCAATGGGAGGCCGAACTGCCCAGCGGTGAGCGCTGGATCTCTGCAGACATCATAGAAGATGGACAGCAACCTACGATAACTGTCGCAACTCGAAATCTGGAGACGCAACTGGAGTGGGGAGGCGAACAGAACAATAGCGGTATAGCGACTTTTACAATCGAAGAGAAAGCCATCTCTAAGAACTTCGATTATAAGCTATGTCCTCGATGATACCGCCATTGCTGACCACAATTTGAGGGCGTAGTCTGCGAGACTCGGAGGTCCCGCCTCGCTTCAGCAGTTTCGTACTTAGTGTTCTCCGATGATTTTCGAGGACAATGAAAAGAAAAACCAGAGTCGGCCGTCGCCGACGATCAGTCTCTACTCCTCTTGTGCGTCGACGACCGCCACGCCGGCCAGATTCACGATATCCTTAACCTCGTCGCCGCGCTGGAGCACGTGGACGGGTTTGTCCATGCCGACAAGCATCGGGCCGATGGCCTCCGCGCCGCCGAGGCGCTGGAGCAGTTTGTAGCCGATGTTCCCGGCTTCGAGGTTCGGGAAGATGAGCACGTTCGCCGGTTCGTCGAGTTCCGTGAAGTTGTAGGTGCCTTCGAGGATGTCCTCCACGACGGCGGTGTCGGCCTGCATCTCGCCGTCGACGGGGAAGTCGACCTCGGGGTCGTCGTGCAGCATGTCTACTGCGTTGCGCGGCTTCTGGGTCCCCTCGTTGTCGACGCTGCCGAAGTTCGAGTACGACAGCATCGCCGCGCGCGGTTCGACGTTGAACCGGCGCGCGAGTTCGGCGGTGTGTTTCGTAACCTCCGCGAGCACGTCCGCCGTCGGGTCGAGGTTCACCGTCGTGTCGGCGGCGAAAATGACGCGGTTCTTGAACGTGAGCATGTACACGCCGGCGGCGTAGTCGGCGTCCTCTGCGGTGCCGATGACCTGCAGCGGCGGCCGGAGCGCGCTCGGGTAGTGGTGCGTGAGACCGGTGAGGAGCGCGTCGGCGTCGCCCTGTTCGACCATCACGCTGCCGAAGTAGTTGCTGTCGCGGCTGATCAGTTCGCCCGCCTCGCTCCGGGTGATACCCTTGCGTCGGCGGAGTTCGTGGAGTCGGTCGCCGTACTGCTCGTGGTCCTCGCCTGCCGGGTCGACGATGGTGGCGTCGAACTCCAAGCCGAGGTCCGCGGCGGTCGTACGGATGGTGTCCGCGTCGCCGAGGAGGATGGGTTCGGCGATGCCCTGCTCCTGTATCTGGTACGCCGCGCGAATCATCTTCTCGTCGGTGCCCTCCGCGAGGGCGACGCGCTTCGGGTTCGACTTTGCCTTGTTGAGCACGACGCGCATCATCTCCCGGGACTTGCCGAGACGGGCTTCGAGACGCTCCTCGTAGTCGGTCACGTCGATGTCCTTCCGCGCCGCGCCGCTGGTCATCGCGGCCTGTGCGACGGCGGGAGCCACCTCGAACAGCACGCGCGGATCGAGCGGTTTCGGGATGATGTACTCCGAGCCGAACTGCAGCGGCTGGTCGCCGTACGCCTTCACCACGGCGTCAGGCACGTCCTGCCGGGCCAGTTCGGCGAGCGCCCTCGCCGCGGCGACTTTCATCTCTTCGTTTATCTCCGTCGCGCGGACGTCGAGCGCGCCGCGGAAGATGAACGGGAAGCCGAGCACGTTGTTCACCTGGTTCGGGTAGTCGGAGCGACCCGTCGCCATGATGACCGTGTCGTCGCGGGCGTCTTTGGCCGCCTCGTAGGTTATCTCGGGGTCTGGGTTCGCCATCGCGAAGATGACTGGGTTGTCGGCCATCGACCGCACCATCTCCTGGGAGACGATGTCGGCGACCGAGAGGCCGACGAACACGTCCGCGCCCTCCATCGCGTCCGCGAGGTTGCCGTTCGGGCGGTCGGCGGCGAACTCGCGCTTGAACTCGTTGACCTCGTCGGAGCGGTCGACGGTGATGATGCCCGAGGAGTCACACATCGTGATGTTCTCGCGCTTCGCACCGAGCGAGACGTAGAAGCGGGCGGTGGCGATGGCGCTCGCGCCCGCACCGGAGAAGACGATGTCGAGCTCGGAGAGCTCTTTCTCGACGATCTCCGCGGCGTTGAGCAGCGCCGCTCCCGAGATGATGGCCGTCCCGTGCTGGTCGTCGTGGAAGACGGGAATCGACATCTGCTCGCGGAGGCGCTCCTCGATTTCGAAGCACTCCGGCGCTTTGATGTCTTCGAGGTTGATGCCGCCGAACGTCGGCTCCATCGCGGAGACGCACTCGATTATTTCGTCAGGTTCGGCGCGGTCGAGTTCGATGTCGAACACGTCGATGTCGGCGAAGCGCTTGAACAGTACGCCCTTCCCCTCCATGACGGGTTTCGACGCCTGCGCGCCGATGTTGCCGAGACCGAGAACCGCCGAGCCGTTCGAGACGACGCCGACGAGGTTCCCCTTTGCCGTGTAGTTGTACGCTTCGTCGGCGTCGTCGGCGATGTCTAAACACGGTGCGGCGACGCCCGGCGAGTACGCCAGGCTCAGGTCGCGTTGGGTGTTCGTCGGCTTTGTCGTCGAAATTTCGATTTTGCCGGGAGGTGCTTGTCGGTGGTACTCCCGTGCGTCGTCATCCAGCCCCATGGCTGCGGCGACT
This genomic stretch from Haloprofundus salilacus harbors:
- the cysE gene encoding serine O-acetyltransferase, which codes for MPLPWTRLREDLRAALENDPAALSRTEVLLTYPGVHALWIHRLAHALWTAGLHLPARLLSHLSRFLTGVELHPAARVGRRVFVDHGMGVVVGETAEIGDDVVLYHGVTLGGNSMRRTKRHPTIEDDVVLGANATLVGPITVGEGARVGAGAVVVDDVPPGTSVVGNPARPVDESSDDSADRTGSAADTDEVDADEAGGN
- a CDS encoding NADP-dependent malic enzyme; translated protein: MGLDDDAREYHRQAPPGKIEISTTKPTNTQRDLSLAYSPGVAAPCLDIADDADEAYNYTAKGNLVGVVSNGSAVLGLGNIGAQASKPVMEGKGVLFKRFADIDVFDIELDRAEPDEIIECVSAMEPTFGGINLEDIKAPECFEIEERLREQMSIPVFHDDQHGTAIISGAALLNAAEIVEKELSELDIVFSGAGASAIATARFYVSLGAKRENITMCDSSGIITVDRSDEVNEFKREFAADRPNGNLADAMEGADVFVGLSVADIVSQEMVRSMADNPVIFAMANPDPEITYEAAKDARDDTVIMATGRSDYPNQVNNVLGFPFIFRGALDVRATEINEEMKVAAARALAELARQDVPDAVVKAYGDQPLQFGSEYIIPKPLDPRVLFEVAPAVAQAAMTSGAARKDIDVTDYEERLEARLGKSREMMRVVLNKAKSNPKRVALAEGTDEKMIRAAYQIQEQGIAEPILLGDADTIRTTAADLGLEFDATIVDPAGEDHEQYGDRLHELRRRKGITRSEAGELISRDSNYFGSVMVEQGDADALLTGLTHHYPSALRPPLQVIGTAEDADYAAGVYMLTFKNRVIFAADTTVNLDPTADVLAEVTKHTAELARRFNVEPRAAMLSYSNFGSVDNEGTQKPRNAVDMLHDDPEVDFPVDGEMQADTAVVEDILEGTYNFTELDEPANVLIFPNLEAGNIGYKLLQRLGGAEAIGPMLVGMDKPVHVLQRGDEVKDIVNLAGVAVVDAQEE
- a CDS encoding ribonuclease H yields the protein MAAHRRSSLRNLFDQSPTPHIAHPPRTHHRQFYVATDGSYRPDGGGLGAVIETRDGVRVARVSLPDAVPNNNVAEYRALHLGLDVLAARAPKTASVGVLIDHDDLAANVNAATLAAADPSWNPAGTPPIPAGSENHWRGILARISGFDDLRAARIDSRENPAHVLANTPAEYAHVNREPERCVLPEPLGTPNVGGDGVLPPSRAERPASD
- a CDS encoding twin-arginine translocase subunit TatC, which produces MVLETDSVRELGPRGSGVLLRTARTRARELALLFSAAVTLTLFAFRATGIDLQRAALSAYAPAGTALPTDPLVSLGVELQVAALVGVCVAGAALLWDARSETSPHGARTGRLYLLSAVLCSVGIALGATLVVPALLELLKFGVLRSGFVPAYRPYWLAEVALFLPVAVGIAVSLPALMVALVSDGVVSSTVLHRDWGFALLGVLTYASLYSPPDSATFVVYGGVLIGGHVAGLAVLTFG